The following proteins are encoded in a genomic region of Parus major isolate Abel chromosome 18, Parus_major1.1, whole genome shotgun sequence:
- the PECAM1 gene encoding platelet endothelial cell adhesion molecule isoform X19 — translation MYLALLVIFLQCSEVYAQGKVFTFNRVEIRVQPSVKVKNGAPMSISCHADISKNTDFQLKHNFTIFKNGKLVFMTVSDKEDAWYEIPAARSSDTGDYECTVKADGKLSFSNSIYVWVAGMTKPILTADKKEVIEGEVVKLRCELPEEVPPLEFVFRKIKTNSAPKEKHVLEQNQNFSEMEYYVEEGDNILQFDCFGKRQIRSGWESSQHSNRTLVTVKEPFIKPTLITKPSNNVTEGDQIEFECSTVVAQIRDIEIIFQKNRTILNNVRDKKFLKYSTVATQEDSGEYLCKVEQGAVSKTTKLNVYVSELFPRPTLSASMTKLDESKDLILSCSINGVRRANFSMLRKSPSGDVLLKNSRVLPIKVSVNDTGFYTCKAEVKGIVKESKPVWINVYAPVSKPTLSVVSGSPEVVLGKPLHLICHSVMGTPPITFTFYKGDEIKKNVTNDTYATFLDEDIGLNDNGGYKCDARNNHSSGVKTSNILNVTVIVPIRDASLGSIPYGEVEVGSDTAFLCSVKEGSWPIDFKFFKKTDREVLLHEVREYSDRTIWHKKTMKRRDTGTYYCMASNRASVDVRSRPITISVILAAWQKGVIAAFVLTAMAGAGAVALWWFLRKKKKAKGPSMEMSGSPLAPNLTSEKLTRQPSDGNYYSGSGYIEDNENHMKSTDESKDSVENRNSQRIYGHPDAT, via the exons ATGTATCTTGCTCTGCTGGTGATTTTCTTGCAGT gtTCAGAAGTTTATGCTCAGGGGAAAG TTTTTACTTTCAACAGAGTTGAAATCAGGGTTCAGCCATCTGTCAAAGTGAAGAATGGAGCTCCAATGTCAATTAGCTGCCATGCTGATATTAGCAAAAATACTGATTTCCAGCTGAAGcataattttacaatttttaagAATGGGAAGCTTGTGTTTATGACCGTATCAGACAAAGAAGATGCATGGTATGAAATACCTGCAGCCAGGTCTTCAGATACAGGAGACTATGAATGTACTGTGAAAGCAGATGGAAAGCTGAGTTTCAGTAACTCCATCTATGTTTGGGTAGCAG GAATGACCAAGCCAATCCTGACTGCAGACAAAAAAGAAGTTATAGAGGGTGAAGTTGTGAAATTACGTTGTGAGCTGCCAGAAGAAGTACCTCCTTTAGAGTTCGTTTTCCGGAAGATAAAGACAAATTCAGCACCTAAGGAAAAACATGTActtgaacaaaaccaaaatttttctgaaatggaataTTATGTTGAAGAGGGAgataatattttacaatttgATTGCTTTGGCAAGAGACAAATAAGATCGGGATGGGAAAGCTCACAACACAGCAACAGAACACTTGTTACAGTCAAGG AACCATTTATAAAGCCCACTCTGATCACCAAGCCCTCGAATAATGTTACAGAGGGAGACCAAATAGAATTTGAATGCTCAACTGTGGTAGCTCAAATTCGTGACATTGAAATCAtcttccagaaaaacagaacaataCTGAACAATGTACGAGATaagaaatttttgaaatacTCTACAGTAGCTACTCAAGAGGACAGTGGTGAATACCTGTGTAAGGTGGAGCAAGGAGCGGTGTCTAAAACCACCAAACTGAATGTCTATGTGTCAG AATTATTCCCCAGGCCAACGCTGTCTGCTTCTATGACTAAGTTGGATGAAAGTAAAGATTTGATTTTGAGTTGCAGCATTAATGGTGTTCGGAGAGCCAACTTCTCTATGTTACGGAAAAGTCCCAGTGGAGATGTCCTGTTGAAAAATTCTAGAGTCTTACCAATTAAAGTTAGTGTGAATGATACTGGATTTTACACCTGCAAAGCTGAAGTAAAAGGAATAGTCAAGGAGAGCAAACCTGTATGGATAAATGTTTATG CTCCAGTCTCCAAGCCAACTCTTTCTGTTGTCAGTGGTTCACCAGAGGTGGTATTAGGGAAGCCTCTACATTTAATCTGTCATTCAGTGATGGGAACACCACCAATAACATTCACATTCTACAAAGGggatgaaataaagaaaaatgtaactaATGACACATATGCTACATTCTTGGATGAAGATATTGGGCTAAATGACAATGGAGGATACAAATGTGATGCTAGAAACAATCACTCCAGTGGTGTGAAAACTAGCAACATTCTAAATGTCACAGTGATAG TGCCAATCAGGGATGCCAGTTTGGGCAGTATTCCGTATGGAGAAGTAGAAGTTGGCAGTGATactgctttcctctgctctgtaAAAGAAGGATCTTGGCCAATTGACttcaagttttttaaaaaaactgatcGTGAAGTTCTTCTCCATGAAGTAAGGGAATATTCAGACAGAACCATATGGCACAAGAAAACAATGAAGAGGAGGGATACAGGGACTTACTATTGCATGGCTTCGAACCGAGCCAGCGTGGATGTGAGGAGCCGTCCAATAACCATCAGTG TCATCTTAGCAGCGTGGCAGAAAGGAGTCATTGCTGCATTTGTCCTAACAgccatggcaggagcaggagcagtcGCTTTGTGGTGGTTTTTGCGTAAGAAGAAAAAGG CTAAAGGACCATCCATGGAGATGTCTGG ttctcCCTTGGCTCCAAACTTGACAAGTGAAAAACTAACAAGACAGCCCAGTGATGGAAACTACTATTCAG GATCAGGTTACATTGAAGATAATGAAAACCACATGAAATCAACAGATGAGAGTAAAG
- the PECAM1 gene encoding platelet endothelial cell adhesion molecule isoform X21 → MYLALLVIFLQCSEVYAQGKVFTFNRVEIRVQPSVKVKNGAPMSISCHADISKNTDFQLKHNFTIFKNGKLVFMTVSDKEDAWYEIPAARSSDTGDYECTVKADGKLSFSNSIYVWVAGMTKPILTADKKEVIEGEVVKLRCELPEEVPPLEFVFRKIKTNSAPKEKHVLEQNQNFSEMEYYVEEGDNILQFDCFGKRQIRSGWESSQHSNRTLVTVKEPFIKPTLITKPSNNVTEGDQIEFECSTVVAQIRDIEIIFQKNRTILNNVRDKKFLKYSTVATQEDSGEYLCKVEQGAVSKTTKLNVYVSELFPRPTLSASMTKLDESKDLILSCSINGVRRANFSMLRKSPSGDVLLKNSRVLPIKVSVNDTGFYTCKAEVKGIVKESKPVWINVYAPVSKPTLSVVSGSPEVVLGKPLHLICHSVMGTPPITFTFYKGDEIKKNVTNDTYATFLDEDIGLNDNGGYKCDARNNHSSGVKTSNILNVTVIVPIRDASLGSIPYGEVEVGSDTAFLCSVKEGSWPIDFKFFKKTDREVLLHEVREYSDRTIWHKKTMKRRDTGTYYCMASNRASVDVRSRPITISVILAAWQKGVIAAFVLTAMAGAGAVALWWFLRKKKKAKGPSMEMSGSPLAPNLTSEKLTRQPSDGNYYSGSGYIEDNENHMKSTDESKDSVENRNSRIYGHPDAT, encoded by the exons ATGTATCTTGCTCTGCTGGTGATTTTCTTGCAGT gtTCAGAAGTTTATGCTCAGGGGAAAG TTTTTACTTTCAACAGAGTTGAAATCAGGGTTCAGCCATCTGTCAAAGTGAAGAATGGAGCTCCAATGTCAATTAGCTGCCATGCTGATATTAGCAAAAATACTGATTTCCAGCTGAAGcataattttacaatttttaagAATGGGAAGCTTGTGTTTATGACCGTATCAGACAAAGAAGATGCATGGTATGAAATACCTGCAGCCAGGTCTTCAGATACAGGAGACTATGAATGTACTGTGAAAGCAGATGGAAAGCTGAGTTTCAGTAACTCCATCTATGTTTGGGTAGCAG GAATGACCAAGCCAATCCTGACTGCAGACAAAAAAGAAGTTATAGAGGGTGAAGTTGTGAAATTACGTTGTGAGCTGCCAGAAGAAGTACCTCCTTTAGAGTTCGTTTTCCGGAAGATAAAGACAAATTCAGCACCTAAGGAAAAACATGTActtgaacaaaaccaaaatttttctgaaatggaataTTATGTTGAAGAGGGAgataatattttacaatttgATTGCTTTGGCAAGAGACAAATAAGATCGGGATGGGAAAGCTCACAACACAGCAACAGAACACTTGTTACAGTCAAGG AACCATTTATAAAGCCCACTCTGATCACCAAGCCCTCGAATAATGTTACAGAGGGAGACCAAATAGAATTTGAATGCTCAACTGTGGTAGCTCAAATTCGTGACATTGAAATCAtcttccagaaaaacagaacaataCTGAACAATGTACGAGATaagaaatttttgaaatacTCTACAGTAGCTACTCAAGAGGACAGTGGTGAATACCTGTGTAAGGTGGAGCAAGGAGCGGTGTCTAAAACCACCAAACTGAATGTCTATGTGTCAG AATTATTCCCCAGGCCAACGCTGTCTGCTTCTATGACTAAGTTGGATGAAAGTAAAGATTTGATTTTGAGTTGCAGCATTAATGGTGTTCGGAGAGCCAACTTCTCTATGTTACGGAAAAGTCCCAGTGGAGATGTCCTGTTGAAAAATTCTAGAGTCTTACCAATTAAAGTTAGTGTGAATGATACTGGATTTTACACCTGCAAAGCTGAAGTAAAAGGAATAGTCAAGGAGAGCAAACCTGTATGGATAAATGTTTATG CTCCAGTCTCCAAGCCAACTCTTTCTGTTGTCAGTGGTTCACCAGAGGTGGTATTAGGGAAGCCTCTACATTTAATCTGTCATTCAGTGATGGGAACACCACCAATAACATTCACATTCTACAAAGGggatgaaataaagaaaaatgtaactaATGACACATATGCTACATTCTTGGATGAAGATATTGGGCTAAATGACAATGGAGGATACAAATGTGATGCTAGAAACAATCACTCCAGTGGTGTGAAAACTAGCAACATTCTAAATGTCACAGTGATAG TGCCAATCAGGGATGCCAGTTTGGGCAGTATTCCGTATGGAGAAGTAGAAGTTGGCAGTGATactgctttcctctgctctgtaAAAGAAGGATCTTGGCCAATTGACttcaagttttttaaaaaaactgatcGTGAAGTTCTTCTCCATGAAGTAAGGGAATATTCAGACAGAACCATATGGCACAAGAAAACAATGAAGAGGAGGGATACAGGGACTTACTATTGCATGGCTTCGAACCGAGCCAGCGTGGATGTGAGGAGCCGTCCAATAACCATCAGTG TCATCTTAGCAGCGTGGCAGAAAGGAGTCATTGCTGCATTTGTCCTAACAgccatggcaggagcaggagcagtcGCTTTGTGGTGGTTTTTGCGTAAGAAGAAAAAGG CTAAAGGACCATCCATGGAGATGTCTGG ttctcCCTTGGCTCCAAACTTGACAAGTGAAAAACTAACAAGACAGCCCAGTGATGGAAACTACTATTCAG GATCAGGTTACATTGAAGATAATGAAAACCACATGAAATCAACAGATGAGAGTAAAG
- the PECAM1 gene encoding platelet endothelial cell adhesion molecule isoform X23 — protein sequence MYLALLVIFLQCSEVYAQGKVFTFNRVEIRVQPSVKVKNGAPMSISCHADISKNTDFQLKHNFTIFKNGKLVFMTVSDKEDAWYEIPAARSSDTGDYECTVKADGKLSFSNSIYVWVAGMTKPILTADKKEVIEGEVVKLRCELPEEVPPLEFVFRKIKTNSAPKEKHVLEQNQNFSEMEYYVEEGDNILQFDCFGKRQIRSGWESSQHSNRTLVTVKEPFIKPTLITKPSNNVTEGDQIEFECSTVVAQIRDIEIIFQKNRTILNNVRDKKFLKYSTVATQEDSGEYLCKVEQGAVSKTTKLNVYVSELFPRPTLSASMTKLDESKDLILSCSINGVRRANFSMLRKSPSGDVLLKNSRVLPIKVSVNDTGFYTCKAEVKGIVKESKPVWINVYAPVSKPTLSVVSGSPEVVLGKPLHLICHSVMGTPPITFTFYKGDEIKKNVTNDTYATFLDEDIGLNDNGGYKCDARNNHSSGVKTSNILNVTVIVPIRDASLGSIPYGEVEVGSDTAFLCSVKEGSWPIDFKFFKKTDREVLLHEVREYSDRTIWHKKTMKRRDTGTYYCMASNRASVDVRSRPITISVILAAWQKGVIAAFVLTAMAGAGAVALWWFLRKKKKAKGPSMEMSGSPLAPNLTSEKLTRQPSDGNYYSGPDLESAEVDYTEVEVSTLDPHRAENIWAS from the exons ATGTATCTTGCTCTGCTGGTGATTTTCTTGCAGT gtTCAGAAGTTTATGCTCAGGGGAAAG TTTTTACTTTCAACAGAGTTGAAATCAGGGTTCAGCCATCTGTCAAAGTGAAGAATGGAGCTCCAATGTCAATTAGCTGCCATGCTGATATTAGCAAAAATACTGATTTCCAGCTGAAGcataattttacaatttttaagAATGGGAAGCTTGTGTTTATGACCGTATCAGACAAAGAAGATGCATGGTATGAAATACCTGCAGCCAGGTCTTCAGATACAGGAGACTATGAATGTACTGTGAAAGCAGATGGAAAGCTGAGTTTCAGTAACTCCATCTATGTTTGGGTAGCAG GAATGACCAAGCCAATCCTGACTGCAGACAAAAAAGAAGTTATAGAGGGTGAAGTTGTGAAATTACGTTGTGAGCTGCCAGAAGAAGTACCTCCTTTAGAGTTCGTTTTCCGGAAGATAAAGACAAATTCAGCACCTAAGGAAAAACATGTActtgaacaaaaccaaaatttttctgaaatggaataTTATGTTGAAGAGGGAgataatattttacaatttgATTGCTTTGGCAAGAGACAAATAAGATCGGGATGGGAAAGCTCACAACACAGCAACAGAACACTTGTTACAGTCAAGG AACCATTTATAAAGCCCACTCTGATCACCAAGCCCTCGAATAATGTTACAGAGGGAGACCAAATAGAATTTGAATGCTCAACTGTGGTAGCTCAAATTCGTGACATTGAAATCAtcttccagaaaaacagaacaataCTGAACAATGTACGAGATaagaaatttttgaaatacTCTACAGTAGCTACTCAAGAGGACAGTGGTGAATACCTGTGTAAGGTGGAGCAAGGAGCGGTGTCTAAAACCACCAAACTGAATGTCTATGTGTCAG AATTATTCCCCAGGCCAACGCTGTCTGCTTCTATGACTAAGTTGGATGAAAGTAAAGATTTGATTTTGAGTTGCAGCATTAATGGTGTTCGGAGAGCCAACTTCTCTATGTTACGGAAAAGTCCCAGTGGAGATGTCCTGTTGAAAAATTCTAGAGTCTTACCAATTAAAGTTAGTGTGAATGATACTGGATTTTACACCTGCAAAGCTGAAGTAAAAGGAATAGTCAAGGAGAGCAAACCTGTATGGATAAATGTTTATG CTCCAGTCTCCAAGCCAACTCTTTCTGTTGTCAGTGGTTCACCAGAGGTGGTATTAGGGAAGCCTCTACATTTAATCTGTCATTCAGTGATGGGAACACCACCAATAACATTCACATTCTACAAAGGggatgaaataaagaaaaatgtaactaATGACACATATGCTACATTCTTGGATGAAGATATTGGGCTAAATGACAATGGAGGATACAAATGTGATGCTAGAAACAATCACTCCAGTGGTGTGAAAACTAGCAACATTCTAAATGTCACAGTGATAG TGCCAATCAGGGATGCCAGTTTGGGCAGTATTCCGTATGGAGAAGTAGAAGTTGGCAGTGATactgctttcctctgctctgtaAAAGAAGGATCTTGGCCAATTGACttcaagttttttaaaaaaactgatcGTGAAGTTCTTCTCCATGAAGTAAGGGAATATTCAGACAGAACCATATGGCACAAGAAAACAATGAAGAGGAGGGATACAGGGACTTACTATTGCATGGCTTCGAACCGAGCCAGCGTGGATGTGAGGAGCCGTCCAATAACCATCAGTG TCATCTTAGCAGCGTGGCAGAAAGGAGTCATTGCTGCATTTGTCCTAACAgccatggcaggagcaggagcagtcGCTTTGTGGTGGTTTTTGCGTAAGAAGAAAAAGG CTAAAGGACCATCCATGGAGATGTCTGG ttctcCCTTGGCTCCAAACTTGACAAGTGAAAAACTAACAAGACAGCCCAGTGATGGAAACTACTATTCAG GACCTGACCTTGAGAGTGCTGAGGTGGATTACACTGAAGTTGAAGTCTCCACGCTTGATCCTCACAGAG
- the PECAM1 gene encoding platelet endothelial cell adhesion molecule isoform X26: MYLALLVIFLQCSEVYAQGKVFTFNRVEIRVQPSVKVKNGAPMSISCHADISKNTDFQLKHNFTIFKNGKLVFMTVSDKEDAWYEIPAARSSDTGDYECTVKADGKLSFSNSIYVWVAGMTKPILTADKKEVIEGEVVKLRCELPEEVPPLEFVFRKIKTNSAPKEKHVLEQNQNFSEMEYYVEEGDNILQFDCFGKRQIRSGWESSQHSNRTLVTVKEPFIKPTLITKPSNNVTEGDQIEFECSTVVAQIRDIEIIFQKNRTILNNVRDKKFLKYSTVATQEDSGEYLCKVEQGAVSKTTKLNVYVSELFPRPTLSASMTKLDESKDLILSCSINGVRRANFSMLRKSPSGDVLLKNSRVLPIKVSVNDTGFYTCKAEVKGIVKESKPVWINVYAPVSKPTLSVVSGSPEVVLGKPLHLICHSVMGTPPITFTFYKGDEIKKNVTNDTYATFLDEDIGLNDNGGYKCDARNNHSSGVKTSNILNVTVIVPIRDASLGSIPYGEVEVGSDTAFLCSVKEGSWPIDFKFFKKTDREVLLHEVREYSDRTIWHKKTMKRRDTGTYYCMASNRASVDVRSRPITISVILAAWQKGVIAAFVLTAMAGAGAVALWWFLRKKKKAKGPSMEMSGSPLAPNLTSEKLTRQPSDGNYYSGSGYIEDNENHMKSTDESKENIWAS; the protein is encoded by the exons ATGTATCTTGCTCTGCTGGTGATTTTCTTGCAGT gtTCAGAAGTTTATGCTCAGGGGAAAG TTTTTACTTTCAACAGAGTTGAAATCAGGGTTCAGCCATCTGTCAAAGTGAAGAATGGAGCTCCAATGTCAATTAGCTGCCATGCTGATATTAGCAAAAATACTGATTTCCAGCTGAAGcataattttacaatttttaagAATGGGAAGCTTGTGTTTATGACCGTATCAGACAAAGAAGATGCATGGTATGAAATACCTGCAGCCAGGTCTTCAGATACAGGAGACTATGAATGTACTGTGAAAGCAGATGGAAAGCTGAGTTTCAGTAACTCCATCTATGTTTGGGTAGCAG GAATGACCAAGCCAATCCTGACTGCAGACAAAAAAGAAGTTATAGAGGGTGAAGTTGTGAAATTACGTTGTGAGCTGCCAGAAGAAGTACCTCCTTTAGAGTTCGTTTTCCGGAAGATAAAGACAAATTCAGCACCTAAGGAAAAACATGTActtgaacaaaaccaaaatttttctgaaatggaataTTATGTTGAAGAGGGAgataatattttacaatttgATTGCTTTGGCAAGAGACAAATAAGATCGGGATGGGAAAGCTCACAACACAGCAACAGAACACTTGTTACAGTCAAGG AACCATTTATAAAGCCCACTCTGATCACCAAGCCCTCGAATAATGTTACAGAGGGAGACCAAATAGAATTTGAATGCTCAACTGTGGTAGCTCAAATTCGTGACATTGAAATCAtcttccagaaaaacagaacaataCTGAACAATGTACGAGATaagaaatttttgaaatacTCTACAGTAGCTACTCAAGAGGACAGTGGTGAATACCTGTGTAAGGTGGAGCAAGGAGCGGTGTCTAAAACCACCAAACTGAATGTCTATGTGTCAG AATTATTCCCCAGGCCAACGCTGTCTGCTTCTATGACTAAGTTGGATGAAAGTAAAGATTTGATTTTGAGTTGCAGCATTAATGGTGTTCGGAGAGCCAACTTCTCTATGTTACGGAAAAGTCCCAGTGGAGATGTCCTGTTGAAAAATTCTAGAGTCTTACCAATTAAAGTTAGTGTGAATGATACTGGATTTTACACCTGCAAAGCTGAAGTAAAAGGAATAGTCAAGGAGAGCAAACCTGTATGGATAAATGTTTATG CTCCAGTCTCCAAGCCAACTCTTTCTGTTGTCAGTGGTTCACCAGAGGTGGTATTAGGGAAGCCTCTACATTTAATCTGTCATTCAGTGATGGGAACACCACCAATAACATTCACATTCTACAAAGGggatgaaataaagaaaaatgtaactaATGACACATATGCTACATTCTTGGATGAAGATATTGGGCTAAATGACAATGGAGGATACAAATGTGATGCTAGAAACAATCACTCCAGTGGTGTGAAAACTAGCAACATTCTAAATGTCACAGTGATAG TGCCAATCAGGGATGCCAGTTTGGGCAGTATTCCGTATGGAGAAGTAGAAGTTGGCAGTGATactgctttcctctgctctgtaAAAGAAGGATCTTGGCCAATTGACttcaagttttttaaaaaaactgatcGTGAAGTTCTTCTCCATGAAGTAAGGGAATATTCAGACAGAACCATATGGCACAAGAAAACAATGAAGAGGAGGGATACAGGGACTTACTATTGCATGGCTTCGAACCGAGCCAGCGTGGATGTGAGGAGCCGTCCAATAACCATCAGTG TCATCTTAGCAGCGTGGCAGAAAGGAGTCATTGCTGCATTTGTCCTAACAgccatggcaggagcaggagcagtcGCTTTGTGGTGGTTTTTGCGTAAGAAGAAAAAGG CTAAAGGACCATCCATGGAGATGTCTGG ttctcCCTTGGCTCCAAACTTGACAAGTGAAAAACTAACAAGACAGCCCAGTGATGGAAACTACTATTCAG GATCAGGTTACATTGAAGATAATGAAAACCACATGAAATCAACAGATGAGAGTAAAG
- the PECAM1 gene encoding platelet endothelial cell adhesion molecule isoform X24 gives MYLALLVIFLQCSEVYAQGKVFTFNRVEIRVQPSVKVKNGAPMSISCHADISKNTDFQLKHNFTIFKNGKLVFMTVSDKEDAWYEIPAARSSDTGDYECTVKADGKLSFSNSIYVWVAGMTKPILTADKKEVIEGEVVKLRCELPEEVPPLEFVFRKIKTNSAPKEKHVLEQNQNFSEMEYYVEEGDNILQFDCFGKRQIRSGWESSQHSNRTLVTVKEPFIKPTLITKPSNNVTEGDQIEFECSTVVAQIRDIEIIFQKNRTILNNVRDKKFLKYSTVATQEDSGEYLCKVEQGAVSKTTKLNVYVSELFPRPTLSASMTKLDESKDLILSCSINGVRRANFSMLRKSPSGDVLLKNSRVLPIKVSVNDTGFYTCKAEVKGIVKESKPVWINVYAPVSKPTLSVVSGSPEVVLGKPLHLICHSVMGTPPITFTFYKGDEIKKNVTNDTYATFLDEDIGLNDNGGYKCDARNNHSSGVKTSNILNVTVIVPIRDASLGSIPYGEVEVGSDTAFLCSVKEGSWPIDFKFFKKTDREVLLHEVREYSDRTIWHKKTMKRRDTGTYYCMASNRASVDVRSRPITISVILAAWQKGVIAAFVLTAMAGAGAVALWWFLRKKKKAKGPSMEMSGSPLAPNLTSEKLTRQPSDGNYYSGPDLESAEVDYTEVEVSTLDPHRENIWAS, from the exons ATGTATCTTGCTCTGCTGGTGATTTTCTTGCAGT gtTCAGAAGTTTATGCTCAGGGGAAAG TTTTTACTTTCAACAGAGTTGAAATCAGGGTTCAGCCATCTGTCAAAGTGAAGAATGGAGCTCCAATGTCAATTAGCTGCCATGCTGATATTAGCAAAAATACTGATTTCCAGCTGAAGcataattttacaatttttaagAATGGGAAGCTTGTGTTTATGACCGTATCAGACAAAGAAGATGCATGGTATGAAATACCTGCAGCCAGGTCTTCAGATACAGGAGACTATGAATGTACTGTGAAAGCAGATGGAAAGCTGAGTTTCAGTAACTCCATCTATGTTTGGGTAGCAG GAATGACCAAGCCAATCCTGACTGCAGACAAAAAAGAAGTTATAGAGGGTGAAGTTGTGAAATTACGTTGTGAGCTGCCAGAAGAAGTACCTCCTTTAGAGTTCGTTTTCCGGAAGATAAAGACAAATTCAGCACCTAAGGAAAAACATGTActtgaacaaaaccaaaatttttctgaaatggaataTTATGTTGAAGAGGGAgataatattttacaatttgATTGCTTTGGCAAGAGACAAATAAGATCGGGATGGGAAAGCTCACAACACAGCAACAGAACACTTGTTACAGTCAAGG AACCATTTATAAAGCCCACTCTGATCACCAAGCCCTCGAATAATGTTACAGAGGGAGACCAAATAGAATTTGAATGCTCAACTGTGGTAGCTCAAATTCGTGACATTGAAATCAtcttccagaaaaacagaacaataCTGAACAATGTACGAGATaagaaatttttgaaatacTCTACAGTAGCTACTCAAGAGGACAGTGGTGAATACCTGTGTAAGGTGGAGCAAGGAGCGGTGTCTAAAACCACCAAACTGAATGTCTATGTGTCAG AATTATTCCCCAGGCCAACGCTGTCTGCTTCTATGACTAAGTTGGATGAAAGTAAAGATTTGATTTTGAGTTGCAGCATTAATGGTGTTCGGAGAGCCAACTTCTCTATGTTACGGAAAAGTCCCAGTGGAGATGTCCTGTTGAAAAATTCTAGAGTCTTACCAATTAAAGTTAGTGTGAATGATACTGGATTTTACACCTGCAAAGCTGAAGTAAAAGGAATAGTCAAGGAGAGCAAACCTGTATGGATAAATGTTTATG CTCCAGTCTCCAAGCCAACTCTTTCTGTTGTCAGTGGTTCACCAGAGGTGGTATTAGGGAAGCCTCTACATTTAATCTGTCATTCAGTGATGGGAACACCACCAATAACATTCACATTCTACAAAGGggatgaaataaagaaaaatgtaactaATGACACATATGCTACATTCTTGGATGAAGATATTGGGCTAAATGACAATGGAGGATACAAATGTGATGCTAGAAACAATCACTCCAGTGGTGTGAAAACTAGCAACATTCTAAATGTCACAGTGATAG TGCCAATCAGGGATGCCAGTTTGGGCAGTATTCCGTATGGAGAAGTAGAAGTTGGCAGTGATactgctttcctctgctctgtaAAAGAAGGATCTTGGCCAATTGACttcaagttttttaaaaaaactgatcGTGAAGTTCTTCTCCATGAAGTAAGGGAATATTCAGACAGAACCATATGGCACAAGAAAACAATGAAGAGGAGGGATACAGGGACTTACTATTGCATGGCTTCGAACCGAGCCAGCGTGGATGTGAGGAGCCGTCCAATAACCATCAGTG TCATCTTAGCAGCGTGGCAGAAAGGAGTCATTGCTGCATTTGTCCTAACAgccatggcaggagcaggagcagtcGCTTTGTGGTGGTTTTTGCGTAAGAAGAAAAAGG CTAAAGGACCATCCATGGAGATGTCTGG ttctcCCTTGGCTCCAAACTTGACAAGTGAAAAACTAACAAGACAGCCCAGTGATGGAAACTACTATTCAG GACCTGACCTTGAGAGTGCTGAGGTGGATTACACTGAAGTTGAAGTCTCCACGCTTGATCCTCACAGAG